Proteins from a single region of Diaphorobacter limosus:
- a CDS encoding IS5 family transposase, whose protein sequence is MKQMSLSTTGFERKTKRTRKREFLDEMNLVVPWAELVGLIAPHAPARGAKGGRPPFAVETMLRIHFLQQWFNLSDPAMEEALYDTPMFREFARLDMGEDHLPDESTILRFRHLLEAHDLSLQILATVNATLTAKGLLLKQGTVVDATLIAAPSSTKNSTGARDPEMHQTKKGNQWHHGMKAHIGSDADLGLVHSVTTTAANAHDITQAHALLHGQETDVFADSGYRGIEKREEIQAKHPDVKWHIAMMPGKRKAMDKSTPMGSILERLEKTKASIRAKVEHPFRVIKRQFGYVKVKYRGLAKNTANLMTLFALSNLWMVRKRLLNMGAQG, encoded by the coding sequence ATGAAGCAGATGAGCCTGAGCACCACTGGATTTGAACGCAAGACCAAGAGAACGCGCAAGCGCGAGTTCCTCGACGAGATGAACCTGGTCGTGCCCTGGGCTGAGCTTGTGGGCTTGATTGCGCCACACGCGCCGGCGCGTGGCGCCAAAGGTGGTCGTCCACCGTTTGCTGTGGAAACGATGCTGCGCATTCACTTTTTGCAGCAGTGGTTCAACTTGTCTGACCCGGCCATGGAAGAAGCCCTTTATGACACGCCGATGTTCCGTGAGTTTGCCCGGCTGGACATGGGAGAGGACCATCTTCCCGACGAAAGCACCATCTTGCGTTTTCGCCATTTGCTCGAAGCTCACGATCTGAGCTTGCAAATCTTGGCAACCGTCAACGCCACGCTCACCGCCAAGGGTTTGCTGCTCAAGCAAGGCACAGTCGTGGATGCGACGTTGATTGCGGCGCCGAGTTCGACCAAGAACAGCACAGGCGCGCGCGACCCCGAGATGCACCAGACCAAAAAGGGCAACCAGTGGCACCACGGCATGAAGGCGCACATCGGCTCGGATGCCGATTTGGGGCTGGTGCACAGCGTGACCACCACGGCGGCCAACGCGCACGACATCACCCAGGCACACGCGCTGTTGCACGGCCAAGAAACGGACGTCTTTGCCGATTCGGGCTACCGGGGTATTGAAAAGCGCGAAGAAATTCAAGCCAAGCACCCGGATGTGAAATGGCACATCGCCATGATGCCTGGCAAGCGAAAGGCCATGGACAAGAGCACGCCCATGGGCAGCATCCTGGAGCGGTTGGAAAAGACCAAAGCCAGCATCCGTGCCAAGGTGGAACATCCGTTTCGTGTCATCAAGCGGCAGTTCGGCTACGTCAAGGTCAAGTACCGTGGGCTGGCCAAGAATACGGCCAATCTGATGACGCTGTTTGCACTGTCCAACCTGTGGATGGTGCGCAAACGACTCTTGAATATGGGGGCGCAGGGATGA
- a CDS encoding VOC family protein produces the protein MDKPAVVLTQPFDGQSASVGNGMMVALVVKSKDMVDRVYQKAIALGAKDEGPNGPRGEQFYAGYFRDLDGNKLNVFCMG, from the coding sequence ATGGACAAGCCCGCCGTGGTGCTGACCCAACCGTTCGATGGCCAATCTGCCTCCGTGGGCAACGGCATGATGGTGGCGTTGGTGGTGAAGTCCAAGGACATGGTGGACCGCGTCTACCAAAAGGCCATCGCACTTGGCGCCAAGGACGAGGGGCCCAATGGCCCGCGTGGCGAACAGTTCTACGCCGGCTACTTCCGCGATCTGGACGGCAATAAGCTCAACGTGTTTTGCATGGGCTAG
- a CDS encoding sterol desaturase family protein, which yields MNPILFAIPVFLLTIVLEAWWARRRGLAVYDIPDAVTSLHHGVLSQLTGAFTKVATLGIYIAVYDTYRLTEWSMGNAWLWVLALILYDLCYYWAHRMGHEVNILWASHVVHHSSEYYNLSTALRQTSTGALLGWAFYLPLAVLGIPWQMLVIVGLIDLLYQYWVHTELIGRLGVLDRILVTPSNHRVHHGQNDYCIDKNYGGILILWDRLFGTFEDERDGEKIVYGIRKPLKSYSPIWGNLHYYADLWRESVAAQGWRAKVGVWVAPPGGWTDEPIAHFEPATFQRYTRQTPAAMRWYVALQYALLVPLVVHFLGIVKDIPTADALVYAGVIAFTAVALGALLEGLPWGRWLEMLRLLAVGAVFALLPDWFGFQAPVALRAAVLVFAVASVVWLLRRRTALGQVAA from the coding sequence ATGAACCCGATTCTCTTTGCCATTCCCGTATTCCTGCTGACCATTGTTCTGGAGGCCTGGTGGGCCCGGCGCAGGGGACTGGCGGTGTACGACATTCCCGACGCTGTCACCAGCCTGCACCATGGCGTGTTGAGCCAGTTGACCGGCGCGTTCACCAAGGTCGCCACCCTGGGCATCTACATTGCGGTGTACGACACCTACCGGCTCACCGAGTGGTCGATGGGCAATGCCTGGCTGTGGGTGCTGGCGCTGATCCTGTACGACCTGTGCTACTACTGGGCGCACCGCATGGGTCACGAGGTCAACATCCTGTGGGCCTCGCATGTGGTGCACCATTCGTCGGAGTACTACAACCTGTCCACCGCACTGCGCCAGACATCGACCGGCGCGCTGCTGGGCTGGGCCTTCTACCTGCCGCTGGCGGTGCTCGGTATTCCGTGGCAGATGCTGGTGATCGTCGGATTGATTGACCTGCTGTACCAGTACTGGGTGCATACCGAACTGATCGGTCGCCTGGGCGTGCTGGACCGCATCCTGGTGACGCCCAGCAACCACCGCGTCCACCATGGCCAGAACGACTACTGCATCGACAAAAACTACGGCGGCATTCTGATTCTGTGGGACCGTCTGTTTGGCACGTTCGAAGACGAGCGCGACGGTGAGAAGATCGTCTACGGCATCCGCAAACCCTTGAAGAGCTACAGCCCGATCTGGGGCAACCTGCATTACTACGCCGACCTGTGGCGCGAATCCGTCGCGGCCCAAGGTTGGCGCGCCAAGGTCGGTGTGTGGGTCGCGCCGCCCGGTGGCTGGACCGATGAACCCATAGCCCATTTCGAGCCCGCCACATTTCAGCGCTACACGCGCCAGACGCCGGCTGCGATGCGCTGGTATGTGGCGCTGCAGTACGCGCTGTTGGTGCCGCTGGTGGTGCATTTCCTGGGCATCGTCAAAGACATCCCGACAGCCGATGCACTGGTATACGCCGGGGTGATTGCCTTCACCGCTGTGGCCTTGGGCGCGCTGCTCGAAGGATTGCCCTGGGGGCGCTGGCTGGAGATGTTGCGGCTGCTGGCGGTCGGTGCCGTGTTTGCGTTGCTGCCCGACTGGTTTGGCTTTCAGGCCCCGGTCGCGCTGCGCGCTGCGGTGCTGGTTTTTGCCGTCGCCAGTGTGGTCTGGCTGCTGCGCCGCCGTACCGCGTTGGGGCAGGTGGCCGCATGA
- a CDS encoding GMC family oxidoreductase, translating into MALPDIYSEGIASGWKVIDGAKLTAPQTMEADVAIIGSGAGGGVAAEVLALAGLKVLLLEEGALRTSASFKDMDEGRAMRELYQEGGARATSDGAIAVLQGRSVGGSTTVNWTSSFRTPAPTLKFWASECEVVGHSVDEMKPWFEMMEKRLDVMLWEAHNPNNSVLMRGCQKLGWEAHAIPRNVRGCWNSGYCGLGCPVNAKQSTLVSTIPGALKQGATLVHRVRVRQLQHVDGKISGAVGEALREDGRTPSGTLLTIKARHYIAAGGAINTPALLLRSKAPDPHQILGKRSFIHPVVLSLAQMPERIDPFFGAPQSIASDHFQWKDGATGPMGYKLEVPPIFPGIGAGVLNAFGDDLKREMAALAHSNAVLALLRDGFVEQSPGGSVRLADDGSPMLDYDLSDYVWEGARRAWLSMAELQFAAGAEKVRSAHIDARYATSWSDAKRAIAELPLKKFRATLFTAHLMGGCAMSQNPKRGVVDSRGRHHQLANLSVMDGSVFPTSIGANPQLSIFGLTAQNATALAQDLK; encoded by the coding sequence ATGGCTCTACCCGACATCTACAGCGAAGGCATCGCCTCGGGCTGGAAGGTCATCGACGGTGCCAAGCTGACGGCGCCGCAGACGATGGAAGCCGACGTGGCCATCATCGGCAGCGGTGCCGGCGGCGGCGTGGCCGCCGAGGTGCTGGCGCTCGCTGGCCTGAAGGTGCTGCTGCTGGAAGAAGGCGCGCTGCGCACCTCGGCCAGCTTCAAGGACATGGACGAGGGCCGCGCGATGCGCGAGCTGTACCAGGAAGGCGGCGCACGCGCTACCTCGGACGGTGCCATCGCGGTGCTGCAGGGCCGCTCGGTCGGCGGCTCGACCACGGTCAACTGGACCTCGAGCTTCCGCACGCCGGCGCCCACGCTGAAGTTCTGGGCCTCGGAGTGCGAGGTGGTCGGCCACAGCGTCGACGAGATGAAGCCCTGGTTCGAGATGATGGAAAAGCGCCTGGACGTGATGCTGTGGGAGGCGCACAACCCCAACAACAGCGTGCTGATGCGCGGCTGCCAGAAGCTGGGCTGGGAGGCGCACGCCATTCCGCGCAACGTGCGCGGCTGCTGGAACTCGGGTTACTGCGGCCTGGGCTGCCCGGTCAACGCCAAGCAGTCGACGCTGGTGTCCACCATCCCCGGGGCGTTGAAACAGGGCGCGACGCTGGTGCACCGCGTGCGCGTGCGCCAGCTGCAGCATGTCGACGGCAAGATCAGCGGCGCGGTCGGCGAAGCCCTGCGCGAAGACGGCCGCACGCCCAGCGGCACGCTGCTGACGATCAAGGCGCGGCACTACATCGCTGCCGGCGGCGCCATCAACACGCCGGCACTGCTGCTGCGGTCGAAAGCGCCCGACCCGCATCAGATCCTCGGCAAACGCAGCTTCATCCACCCGGTGGTGCTGTCGCTGGCGCAGATGCCCGAGCGCATCGACCCGTTCTTCGGCGCGCCGCAGTCCATTGCCTCCGACCACTTCCAGTGGAAGGACGGCGCCACCGGGCCGATGGGCTACAAGCTCGAGGTGCCGCCAATCTTTCCCGGCATCGGTGCGGGCGTGCTCAATGCGTTCGGTGACGATCTGAAGCGCGAGATGGCGGCACTGGCGCACAGCAACGCCGTGCTGGCGCTGCTGCGCGACGGCTTCGTCGAACAAAGCCCCGGCGGCAGCGTGCGCCTGGCCGACGACGGCAGCCCGATGCTGGACTATGACCTGAGCGACTATGTGTGGGAGGGCGCACGCCGCGCCTGGCTGAGCATGGCTGAACTGCAGTTTGCGGCCGGTGCCGAGAAGGTGCGTTCGGCGCACATCGACGCGCGCTACGCGACCAGCTGGAGCGACGCGAAGAGGGCCATCGCCGAACTGCCGCTGAAGAAGTTTCGCGCCACGCTGTTCACCGCGCACCTGATGGGCGGCTGCGCGATGAGCCAGAACCCGAAGCGCGGCGTGGTCGACAGCCGCGGCCGGCATCACCAGCTGGCCAACCTGTCGGTGATGGATGGGTCGGTGTTCCCCACCAGCATCGGCGCCAACCCGCAGCTGTCGATCTTCGGCTTGACCGCGCAGAACGCCACGGCGCTGGCCCAGGACCTGAAGTGA
- a CDS encoding alkyl/aryl-sulfatase gives MNPATHPLAALIGAALLVGGCASAPNAADMTPKPATPTTVNANQAMRQAVAAFDKRDFDDATRGKLAELNDPLVKAADGRIVWDTRKFDFLKSDAPATANPSLWRNQQLQHAQGLFKVADGIYQIRGYDIANMTLVEGNTGWIVIDTLLTAPVARAGLKLAMDTLKSSKPVVAVIYTHSHADHFGGVRGVVDEADVRSGKVKIIAPDAFMEHAIAENVLAGNAMSRRAQYMYGVGLPASGQGTLGTGLGLALSSSVPGLIPPTQYIKKTGEEMTIDGVRIQFQMAKGSEAPSEFMFYFPDKKALCLSEVATKLMHNVYTIRGAQVRDALLWSKYINETMDLFPDAEVAFASHHWPTWGKENIRGFLANQRDTYRFLHDRALNLANQGKVMDELGSETFMPKALAADAASRGYYGTLSHNLRAVYNFYLGYYDGNPATLHRLPPVDSAKRYVAAMGGEAAALAAGRKAFADGDYRWVAEMVNHVVFANPANAEARALQADALEQLGYQAESAPWRNAYLLGAMELRKGPQTANVSSSGPDTVRGMSNELLFDYIALRLDHTKTDGLKAAVQMVFTDVNETWALELSNSVLNNTQGRVLKNPDVTITLTRPAFLAMLLQGKKLHELVQAGMVKVEGNPQGFGTVVANIVEFPPLFNIVTP, from the coding sequence ATGAACCCTGCGACCCACCCCCTGGCCGCGCTGATCGGCGCGGCGCTGCTCGTCGGCGGCTGCGCGTCCGCGCCGAACGCGGCCGACATGACACCGAAGCCGGCCACGCCGACCACGGTCAATGCCAACCAGGCCATGCGCCAGGCGGTCGCCGCCTTCGACAAGCGCGATTTCGACGACGCCACGCGCGGCAAGCTGGCCGAGCTGAACGACCCGCTGGTCAAGGCCGCCGACGGCCGCATCGTCTGGGACACGCGCAAGTTCGACTTCCTCAAGAGCGATGCGCCGGCCACGGCCAACCCGAGCCTGTGGCGCAACCAGCAGCTGCAGCATGCGCAGGGCCTGTTCAAGGTGGCCGACGGCATCTACCAGATCCGCGGCTACGACATCGCCAACATGACGCTGGTCGAAGGCAACACCGGCTGGATCGTCATCGACACCCTGCTCACCGCGCCGGTGGCGCGCGCGGGCCTGAAGCTGGCGATGGACACGCTGAAGAGCAGCAAGCCGGTGGTGGCGGTGATCTACACCCACAGCCATGCCGACCACTTCGGCGGCGTGCGCGGCGTGGTCGACGAGGCCGACGTGCGCTCGGGCAAGGTCAAGATCATCGCGCCCGATGCGTTCATGGAACACGCCATCGCCGAGAACGTGCTCGCCGGCAACGCCATGTCGCGCCGCGCCCAGTACATGTACGGCGTGGGCCTGCCGGCCAGCGGCCAGGGCACGCTCGGCACGGGCCTGGGGCTGGCCCTGAGCAGCAGCGTGCCGGGGCTGATTCCGCCCACGCAATACATCAAGAAGACCGGCGAGGAGATGACCATCGACGGCGTGCGCATCCAGTTCCAGATGGCCAAGGGCTCGGAGGCGCCGTCGGAGTTCATGTTCTATTTCCCCGACAAGAAGGCGCTGTGCCTGTCGGAGGTGGCGACCAAGCTGATGCACAACGTCTACACCATCCGCGGCGCGCAGGTGCGCGACGCGCTGCTGTGGAGCAAGTACATCAACGAGACGATGGACCTGTTCCCCGACGCCGAGGTGGCCTTCGCCAGCCACCACTGGCCGACCTGGGGCAAGGAAAACATCCGCGGCTTCCTGGCCAACCAGCGCGACACCTACCGCTTCCTGCATGATCGGGCGCTGAACCTGGCCAACCAGGGCAAGGTGATGGACGAGCTGGGCAGCGAGACCTTCATGCCCAAGGCGCTGGCGGCCGATGCCGCGTCGCGCGGCTACTACGGCACGCTCAGCCACAACCTGCGCGCGGTCTACAACTTCTACCTCGGCTACTACGACGGCAACCCTGCCACCTTGCATCGGCTGCCGCCGGTGGATAGTGCCAAGCGCTATGTCGCCGCGATGGGCGGCGAGGCGGCGGCGCTGGCCGCCGGCCGCAAGGCCTTTGCCGACGGCGACTACCGCTGGGTGGCCGAGATGGTCAACCACGTGGTTTTCGCCAACCCCGCCAATGCCGAAGCGCGCGCGCTGCAGGCCGACGCGCTGGAGCAGTTGGGCTACCAGGCCGAATCGGCGCCGTGGCGCAATGCCTACCTGCTGGGTGCGATGGAGTTGCGCAAGGGCCCGCAGACCGCCAACGTCAGTTCCAGCGGGCCGGACACGGTGCGCGGCATGAGCAACGAGCTGCTCTTCGACTACATCGCGCTGCGCCTGGACCACACCAAGACTGACGGGCTGAAGGCGGCGGTGCAGATGGTCTTCACCGATGTCAACGAGACTTGGGCGCTGGAGCTGTCGAACTCGGTGCTCAACAACACCCAGGGCCGTGTGCTGAAGAACCCCGACGTGACCATCACGTTGACGCGCCCGGCCTTCCTGGCGATGCTGCTGCAGGGCAAGAAGCTGCACGAACTGGTGCAGGCCGGGATGGTCAAGGTCGAGGGCAACCCGCAGGGCTTCGGCACGGTGGTGGCCAACATCGTCGAGTTCCCGCCGTTGTTCAACATCGTCACGCCCTGA
- a CDS encoding coniferyl aldehyde dehydrogenase: MNDNIHPSLQAMAAVERVQRLFAAQRAACLAQPCPSADERLERLRALKRQTQRYQGLLSEAMSTDFGFRPAAESKMLDLLGSVLEANHAIAHVKRWMKPSKRSTELLFLGNRLTVTYQPKGVVGVIVPWNFPIYLALGPLVTALAAGNRVMIKMSEVTPATNAVFKRLLAEVYPEDLVAVVGEELADPNVFTSLPFDHIVFTGSPAVGRIVMRTAAQNLTPVTLELGGKSPAVVSRHYPLADAARRITHGKSVNGGQICIAPDYALVPRESVDAFVAAVRTGFEAMYGGHTEGNPHFTSVVSDRQLHRLQAALDDARAKGATVTACAPLPAAGNRQLPLHIVTGATPDMTVLQEELFGPVLPVVPYDQLDDAIAFIHARPRPLALYCFSHDAAERDELLRRTHSGGVTLNDWGWHAINHDAPFGGIGNSGIGNYHGEEGFRELSHARTVFERRRWFPTQLFHPPYGSFVQKLALKFFLGHGDPDLR, encoded by the coding sequence ATGAACGACAACATCCACCCATCGCTGCAGGCGATGGCCGCGGTGGAACGGGTGCAGCGGCTGTTCGCGGCGCAGCGCGCCGCCTGCCTGGCGCAGCCTTGCCCCAGTGCCGACGAGCGGCTCGAGCGGCTGCGCGCGCTGAAGCGCCAGACACAGCGCTACCAGGGCCTGTTGTCCGAGGCGATGAGCACCGACTTCGGTTTCCGCCCCGCGGCCGAATCGAAGATGCTCGACCTGCTGGGCTCGGTGCTCGAAGCCAACCATGCGATCGCGCACGTCAAACGCTGGATGAAGCCCAGCAAGCGCTCGACCGAGCTGCTGTTCCTGGGCAACCGCCTGACGGTGACCTACCAGCCCAAGGGCGTGGTCGGCGTGATCGTGCCGTGGAACTTCCCGATCTATCTGGCGCTGGGCCCGCTGGTCACCGCGCTGGCGGCCGGCAACCGCGTGATGATCAAGATGAGCGAAGTCACTCCCGCCACCAACGCGGTGTTCAAGCGGCTGCTGGCCGAGGTCTACCCCGAGGACCTGGTGGCGGTGGTCGGCGAGGAACTGGCCGACCCCAACGTCTTCACTTCGCTGCCCTTCGACCACATCGTCTTCACCGGCTCGCCCGCGGTGGGCAGGATCGTCATGCGCACCGCGGCGCAGAACCTGACCCCGGTGACCTTGGAACTTGGCGGCAAGTCGCCGGCCGTGGTGTCGCGCCACTATCCGCTGGCCGATGCAGCGCGGCGCATCACGCACGGCAAGTCGGTCAACGGCGGCCAGATCTGCATCGCACCCGACTACGCGCTGGTGCCGCGCGAGAGCGTCGATGCGTTCGTGGCCGCGGTGAGGACCGGTTTCGAAGCCATGTACGGCGGCCACACCGAAGGCAACCCGCACTTCACCAGTGTGGTCAGCGACCGCCAGTTGCATCGGCTGCAGGCCGCACTGGACGACGCACGCGCCAAGGGCGCGACGGTCACCGCCTGCGCGCCGCTGCCGGCGGCCGGCAACCGCCAGCTGCCCTTGCACATCGTCACCGGTGCAACGCCGGACATGACCGTGCTGCAGGAAGAGCTGTTCGGGCCGGTGCTGCCGGTAGTGCCCTACGACCAGCTCGACGACGCCATCGCCTTCATCCACGCGCGGCCCCGGCCGCTGGCGCTGTACTGCTTCAGCCACGACGCGGCCGAGCGCGACGAGCTGCTGCGGCGCACGCATTCCGGCGGCGTCACGCTCAACGACTGGGGCTGGCACGCCATCAACCATGACGCGCCTTTTGGCGGCATCGGCAATTCGGGCATCGGCAACTACCACGGCGAAGAGGGCTTTCGCGAGCTGTCGCACGCCCGCACCGTGTTCGAGCGCCGGCGCTGGTTTCCGACGCAGCTGTTCCATCCGCCGTACGGCAGCTTCGTGCAGAAGCTGGCGCTGAAGTTCTTCCTCGGCCATGGCGACCCGGACCTGCGCTGA
- a CDS encoding IS91-like element ISPps1 family transposase codes for MSATSKPKLYNPRHPERTLLYQTVAEHYETWLELASAGQFDGQGDHHTPKPFVRKAFAKYLECGIFAHGFARARCGDCGHDYFVAFSCKGRGVCPSCTTRRMVETAAHLNDHVFPRLPVRQWVLSVPKRLRYFMQRDGAVLSMVLRIFLRVIAQTLQTHSPGAAHMDKAGLHIGAIAFIHRFGSSLNEHVHFHVCVVDGVFEEVEGEGDADATPRISSPGVIFHAATGIDAATVAPVQTTLQKRILRAFVARGLLENCDAKDMLGYKHSGFSVDAGVCIEAHDRAALERLLRYCARPPFSMERLRKEGSKLVYRCAKQRSEPTSDKRGAKADELHLTPLELIDRIAALVPPPRTHRHRYFGVLAPNSPLRAAVTALAQPAASQPATVETAQPGAGVPGVAAPGNAATPTPEPEARPKRAAHYLWAVLIARIYEAFPLLCPMCGGQMRIIAFITHSAEIRHILNHIGVESAPPHITPARGPPLWEGCDAPVDDGAQGEPDWDLAAQPDEVDQRVNW; via the coding sequence ATGTCAGCCACTTCCAAGCCCAAGCTCTACAACCCACGCCACCCCGAACGCACGCTGCTCTACCAAACGGTAGCCGAGCACTACGAGACCTGGCTAGAGTTGGCCAGCGCGGGTCAGTTCGACGGCCAGGGCGACCACCACACCCCCAAGCCCTTCGTGCGCAAAGCGTTTGCCAAGTATCTTGAGTGCGGCATCTTTGCCCATGGCTTTGCCCGCGCTCGCTGCGGCGACTGTGGGCACGACTACTTTGTAGCCTTCTCCTGCAAAGGCCGGGGAGTCTGCCCCTCGTGCACCACCCGGCGCATGGTGGAGACAGCAGCGCACCTGAACGATCACGTATTCCCCCGCCTGCCGGTGCGCCAGTGGGTGCTCTCCGTGCCCAAGAGGTTGCGGTACTTCATGCAACGCGACGGAGCGGTGCTGAGCATGGTGCTGCGCATCTTTCTGCGGGTGATCGCACAAACTCTGCAGACCCACAGCCCCGGTGCGGCCCATATGGACAAGGCAGGCCTGCACATCGGTGCCATCGCCTTCATTCACCGATTCGGCTCCAGCCTCAATGAACACGTCCACTTCCACGTTTGTGTGGTGGACGGGGTGTTTGAGGAAGTGGAGGGCGAGGGCGATGCTGATGCGACCCCTCGAATCTCATCGCCGGGTGTCATCTTTCACGCGGCCACCGGCATCGATGCGGCTACCGTGGCCCCAGTGCAGACCACACTGCAAAAACGCATCCTGCGCGCCTTCGTTGCTCGGGGCCTGCTGGAGAACTGTGACGCCAAAGACATGCTGGGCTACAAACACAGCGGCTTCTCGGTGGACGCCGGTGTCTGCATCGAAGCCCACGACCGCGCTGCGCTGGAGCGGCTGCTGCGCTATTGCGCGCGTCCACCGTTTTCCATGGAGCGCCTACGCAAAGAGGGAAGCAAACTGGTGTACCGCTGTGCCAAACAGCGCAGCGAGCCCACCAGTGACAAGCGTGGTGCCAAGGCAGATGAGCTGCACCTCACACCGCTGGAACTGATCGACCGCATCGCCGCGCTGGTGCCACCGCCACGCACCCACCGGCACCGCTACTTTGGTGTGCTGGCACCAAACTCGCCGCTGAGAGCGGCGGTAACGGCGCTGGCTCAGCCTGCTGCGTCGCAACCAGCCACGGTGGAGACTGCACAACCTGGCGCGGGCGTACCTGGGGTGGCGGCGCCGGGCAACGCGGCCACACCCACACCCGAACCTGAAGCACGCCCGAAGCGAGCGGCGCATTACTTGTGGGCGGTGCTGATTGCCCGCATCTACGAGGCATTTCCGCTGCTGTGCCCCATGTGCGGTGGGCAGATGCGCATCATTGCCTTCATCACCCACAGCGCCGAAATCCGCCACATCCTGAACCACATCGGGGTGGAGTCTGCCCCCCCGCACATCACCCCGGCACGCGGGCCACCGCTGTGGGAGGGCTGCGACGCGCCGGTGGATGATGGTGCGCAAGGCGAGCCGGATTGGGATCTGGCAGCTCAACCCGACGAGGTAGACCAGCGCGTCAATTGGTGA
- a CDS encoding Zn-ribbon domain-containing OB-fold protein, which produces MHLSAQTHYQAELDAGRFCIQHCPQCQHHVFTPRELCPHCGAGGLRWVRPSGLGTVYSTSTIARKADAGGSYNVALIDLHEGVRMMSRVEGLAPEDVRIGQRVQAHVAQKDGRGLVLFTPVQAQGGAA; this is translated from the coding sequence ATGCACCTGAGCGCACAAACCCATTACCAGGCCGAGCTGGACGCCGGCCGCTTCTGCATACAGCACTGCCCGCAGTGCCAACACCATGTGTTCACCCCGCGCGAGCTGTGTCCGCATTGCGGCGCCGGCGGTCTGCGTTGGGTGCGACCCAGCGGCCTGGGCACGGTCTATTCCACGAGCACCATCGCGCGCAAGGCGGACGCCGGCGGCAGCTACAACGTGGCCCTGATCGACCTTCATGAAGGCGTGCGCATGATGAGCCGCGTCGAGGGCCTGGCGCCCGAAGATGTACGCATCGGCCAGCGTGTGCAGGCCCATGTGGCGCAGAAGGACGGGCGCGGCCTGGTGCTGTTCACCCCGGTGCAGGCGCAAGGAGGTGCCGCATGA